A genomic window from Massilia sp. METH4 includes:
- a CDS encoding MFS transporter produces the protein MKAVQRNPWWWVPTLYFGQGIPYFAVLNLSLVMYKNTGFSNAEIAFYTSWLYLPWVIKPLWAPVVEMFGTKRQWTVALQGLTGVALALVAFTTHLPAFFQMSLAVLWLMAFSSATHDIAADGFYMLALQQKQQAAYVGVRSTFYRLANITGQGALVALAGILITHTGDPRTAWSVVFGLLGVVFAVLCAYHFFMLPRPAADAPARLRGNPFAEFFLTFASFFQKKGILTILGFLLLFRLGESQLLKMAVPFLLDPVAEGGLGLDNTRVGVVYGTVGVIALTIGGLLGGVAIARYGLKRCLWPMAFILHLPGLVFVYLAYTQPGNIALITVAMAVEQFGYGFGFASYLMYMIMVAEGEHKTAHYAICTGFMAMGMMLPQMASGYLQEIMGYRHFFIWACLATIPAFAMTALVKIDPEFGRN, from the coding sequence ATGAAAGCAGTGCAGCGCAATCCCTGGTGGTGGGTGCCCACCCTCTACTTCGGCCAGGGCATTCCCTATTTCGCCGTCTTGAACCTGTCGCTGGTGATGTACAAGAACACCGGCTTCTCGAACGCGGAGATCGCGTTCTATACATCCTGGCTATACCTGCCGTGGGTGATCAAGCCGCTGTGGGCGCCGGTGGTCGAGATGTTCGGCACCAAGCGCCAGTGGACCGTGGCCTTGCAGGGCCTGACCGGCGTGGCGCTGGCGCTGGTGGCGTTCACCACGCACCTGCCCGCGTTCTTCCAGATGAGCCTTGCCGTGCTGTGGCTGATGGCGTTTTCCTCGGCCACCCACGATATCGCGGCGGACGGCTTCTACATGCTGGCCCTGCAGCAAAAGCAGCAGGCCGCCTACGTGGGCGTGCGCAGCACGTTCTACCGGCTCGCCAATATCACGGGGCAGGGCGCGCTGGTGGCGCTGGCCGGCATCCTGATCACGCACACGGGCGACCCGCGTACGGCGTGGTCCGTCGTGTTCGGCCTGCTGGGCGTCGTGTTCGCGGTGCTGTGCGCCTACCACTTCTTCATGCTGCCGCGGCCGGCCGCCGATGCGCCGGCGCGCCTGCGCGGCAATCCGTTCGCCGAGTTCTTCCTCACCTTCGCGAGCTTCTTCCAGAAGAAGGGCATCCTCACGATCCTCGGCTTCCTGCTGCTGTTCCGCCTCGGCGAATCGCAACTGCTGAAGATGGCCGTGCCTTTCCTGCTCGATCCGGTGGCCGAGGGCGGGCTGGGGCTGGACAACACGCGAGTGGGCGTTGTCTACGGCACGGTGGGTGTCATCGCGCTGACCATCGGCGGGCTGCTGGGCGGCGTGGCCATTGCCCGCTATGGCCTGAAGCGCTGCCTGTGGCCGATGGCGTTCATCCTGCACCTGCCAGGGCTCGTGTTCGTCTACCTGGCGTACACCCAGCCCGGCAATATCGCGCTGATCACGGTGGCGATGGCGGTGGAGCAGTTCGGCTACGGCTTCGGCTTCGCTTCCTACCTGATGTACATGATCATGGTCGCCGAGGGCGAGCACAAGACGGCGCACTACGCGATCTGCACGGGATTCATGGCGATGGGAATGATGCTGCCGCAGATGGCCAGCGGTTACCTGCAGGAGATCATGGGCTACCGGCACTTCTTCATCTGGGCGTGCCTGGCCACGATTCCCGCGTTCGCCATGACGGCGCTGGTGAAGATCGACCCGGAGTTCGGAAGGAATTGA
- a CDS encoding N-acetylmuramic acid 6-phosphate etherase, with protein MLKTETPSSDHAQLDQYAVPELVAAFVDDQFNAVHAVRAAAPSIAAAIEAAVPRVEAGGRLIYVGAGTSGRLGVLDSVELYPTFSWPHERAVALLAGGEGAMFVAVEGAEDDRGQGARDLLAVTPTPNDVVLLLAASGGTPYVLGALHAAREAGALTIGIANNADAPVAGEAHVGITLDTGPEVISGSTRLKAGTSQKIVLNTISSAIMVRLHKVYRNLMVDLKPTNAKLYARTVRLTVHATGADEAAARAALERCGFHVKVAIVALLKKVPVPQAETLLARAGGSVRGALNA; from the coding sequence ATGCTGAAAACCGAGACCCCGAGCAGCGACCATGCGCAGCTGGACCAGTATGCGGTACCCGAACTGGTGGCGGCGTTCGTCGACGACCAGTTCAACGCCGTGCACGCGGTGCGCGCCGCCGCGCCCTCGATCGCCGCGGCGATCGAGGCGGCCGTTCCCCGTGTCGAGGCGGGCGGACGGCTGATCTACGTGGGCGCAGGCACTTCCGGCCGGCTCGGTGTTCTCGACAGCGTGGAGCTGTACCCTACTTTTTCCTGGCCGCACGAGCGGGCCGTCGCCCTGCTGGCCGGCGGCGAGGGCGCGATGTTCGTGGCCGTCGAAGGAGCCGAGGATGACCGCGGGCAGGGCGCCCGCGACCTGCTTGCCGTGACGCCCACTCCCAACGACGTGGTGCTGCTGCTGGCCGCCTCGGGCGGCACGCCCTATGTGCTGGGCGCCCTGCACGCGGCGCGGGAAGCCGGCGCGCTGACGATAGGTATCGCCAACAATGCCGATGCGCCGGTGGCCGGCGAGGCGCACGTGGGCATCACGCTCGATACCGGCCCGGAAGTCATCTCGGGCAGCACGCGCCTGAAAGCCGGCACCTCGCAGAAGATCGTGCTGAACACGATCTCCAGTGCCATCATGGTCCGGCTGCACAAGGTGTACCGGAACTTGATGGTAGACTTGAAGCCCACCAACGCCAAGTTGTACGCGCGCACGGTGCGCCTGACGGTGCATGCCACCGGCGCCGACGAAGCCGCCGCGCGGGCCGCGCTGGAGCGGTGCGGCTTCCACGTGAAGGTGGCTATCGTCGCACTGCTGAAGAAGGTGCCGGTGCCGCAGGCCGAAACCCTGCTGGCACGAGCCGGAGGCAGCGTGCGCGGGGCCCTGAACGCCTGA
- a CDS encoding GntR family transcriptional regulator, with translation MQIARKLTDDVRAGRYQVDQALPSERTLSEQLNVSRVTARKAIDQLVEQGLVVRKRGSGNYIAPRIEQPLSNLSSFSEQLQQRGYRPGTRWLRRGIVVASADEQMSLALSPNTKVARLERLRFADDVAMAYEVSVLPATVVPDPEAIGDSLYQYLEKIGKAPARALQHIRAMNASAELARQLDVPEGQAVLFITRIAYLENGEAVELTHSYCRSDHYDFVAEMRRG, from the coding sequence ATGCAGATTGCCCGCAAGCTGACGGACGACGTGCGCGCGGGCCGTTACCAGGTGGACCAGGCCCTGCCGTCCGAGCGCACGCTGTCCGAGCAGCTGAACGTCTCGCGCGTCACGGCGCGCAAGGCCATCGACCAGTTGGTGGAGCAGGGCCTCGTCGTGCGCAAGCGGGGTTCCGGCAACTACATCGCGCCGCGCATCGAGCAGCCGTTGTCGAACCTGTCCAGCTTTTCCGAGCAGTTGCAGCAGCGCGGCTACAGGCCGGGCACGCGCTGGCTGCGCCGCGGCATCGTCGTCGCCAGCGCGGACGAGCAGATGAGCCTTGCGCTCTCGCCCAACACGAAAGTGGCACGCCTGGAACGGCTGCGCTTCGCCGACGACGTGGCGATGGCCTACGAAGTGAGCGTGCTGCCGGCCACCGTGGTGCCCGATCCGGAAGCGATCGGCGATTCGCTGTACCAGTACCTTGAAAAGATCGGCAAGGCGCCCGCGCGCGCACTGCAGCACATCCGCGCGATGAACGCCTCGGCCGAGCTGGCGCGCCAGCTTGATGTGCCGGAAGGCCAGGCCGTGCTGTTCATCACCCGCATCGCCTATCTGGAAAACGGCGAAGCCGTGGAACTCACCCATTCCTATTGCCGCAGCGACCATTACGACTTCGTCGCCGAAATGCGGCGGGGCTGA
- a CDS encoding serine hydrolase domain-containing protein produces the protein MKGTAILGAALLAGQALAAGPGLDRKLAAIVADPARPLSGLAVLAVRDGKVAYTGQFGLARIGPVPVPVTPRTMFRIASISKMMTALGLMRLVEEGKVSLDEDIGAYLGYPVRNPHFPERSITLRHLLTHTSSLRDDAGYSWGAGVGLKDMLRGPAWAAQAPPGSYFSYCNLGWGVIGTVMERVTGERFDLLMRRLLLDPMGLRGGYNPSAFAPDEVADTATLYRRRTTDTEVWNPAGPWIAQVDDFATRPPLPPAGIERYVPGTNATPFSPTGGLRISAGDLGKVMLMLVDGGQHEGRRLLKPETLALMFAEHWRYDGTNGDTLGGLYHSWGLGVQRFADFDGKGNRLVDGGRFTAVGHLGEAYGLISTFAVDLANRNGIVSLIGGVGNDPERDPGRYSAHTRAEEAVLTTLYRGAVAP, from the coding sequence ATGAAAGGTACGGCAATCCTGGGCGCGGCCCTGCTGGCCGGCCAGGCACTGGCGGCCGGGCCGGGACTGGACCGCAAGCTGGCGGCAATCGTGGCCGACCCGGCGCGGCCGCTGTCCGGCCTGGCCGTGCTGGCGGTGCGGGACGGAAAAGTGGCGTACACGGGCCAGTTCGGGCTAGCCCGCATCGGCCCGGTACCCGTGCCCGTCACGCCGCGCACGATGTTTCGCATCGCCTCGATCTCGAAGATGATGACTGCGCTCGGGCTGATGCGGCTCGTCGAGGAGGGCAAGGTCTCGCTCGACGAGGATATCGGGGCCTACCTCGGCTATCCGGTGCGCAATCCGCATTTCCCCGAGCGGTCGATCACGCTGCGTCACCTGCTCACCCATACTTCATCGCTGCGTGACGATGCCGGCTATTCGTGGGGTGCCGGCGTGGGATTGAAAGACATGCTGCGCGGGCCGGCCTGGGCTGCGCAGGCGCCGCCGGGCAGCTATTTCAGTTATTGCAACCTGGGCTGGGGCGTGATCGGCACCGTGATGGAGCGGGTGACGGGCGAGCGCTTCGACCTGCTGATGCGGCGCCTGCTGCTGGACCCGATGGGACTGCGCGGCGGCTACAACCCGTCGGCCTTCGCGCCCGATGAAGTGGCCGATACCGCCACGCTGTACCGCCGCCGCACGACCGATACGGAGGTCTGGAATCCGGCCGGGCCGTGGATCGCGCAGGTGGACGATTTCGCCACGCGGCCACCCCTGCCGCCGGCCGGCATCGAGCGCTATGTGCCCGGTACGAATGCCACGCCGTTCAGTCCCACCGGCGGCTTGCGGATCTCGGCGGGGGACCTGGGCAAGGTGATGCTGATGCTGGTCGATGGCGGGCAGCACGAAGGCCGGCGGCTTCTCAAGCCGGAAACGCTCGCGCTGATGTTCGCCGAGCATTGGCGCTACGACGGCACCAACGGCGACACGCTGGGCGGGCTGTATCACAGCTGGGGCCTCGGCGTGCAGCGTTTCGCGGACTTCGACGGCAAGGGCAACCGGCTCGTCGACGGCGGGCGGTTCACCGCCGTCGGCCACCTGGGCGAGGCGTACGGCTTGATCTCGACGTTTGCCGTCGACCTCGCGAACCGCAACGGCATCGTCTCGCTGATCGGCGGCGTGGGCAATGACCCGGAGCGCGATCCGGGGCGCTATTCGGCGCATACGCGGGCCGAGGAAGCGGTTCTCACGACGCTGTACCGCGGCGCCGTCGCACCGTGA
- a CDS encoding D-amino acid dehydrogenase has translation MQQKEHQVVVIGGGVVGLTTAWWLVEAGFRVALLERAPDVGNGASYRNGGQLSYRYVSPLADAGVPWKALRWMFQDAGPLRFRPEADLRQWRWLAQFLANCNAASNRHTTVKLLELGEHSRRMMARLESVVPLAEFGWRDAGKLVVYRSKALFEAAIAKPDPENNRRVLTGTETAALEPALAQLAPRLAGGIFNAGEAVADCHAFCVALERRLLAHPRFDGILHAEATMLFEENGKITAVQTDSGWVTGEHFVLAAGIQSRTLAATAGIKLPLYPLKGYSLTAPIGPEHTAPDISVTDFERKTLYARIGRQLRVAAMVDMVGENTTLNPRRVAGLARLVRETMPTAADYSRIEPWAGLRPATPNSAPLLGPTRHGNLWLNVGHGPLGFTFACGTAALLADLMAGQPPPFPLDFLAWPTNNR, from the coding sequence ATGCAGCAGAAAGAACACCAGGTGGTCGTCATCGGCGGTGGAGTCGTCGGGCTCACCACGGCATGGTGGCTGGTGGAGGCGGGTTTCCGTGTCGCCCTGCTCGAACGTGCGCCCGATGTCGGCAACGGCGCCAGCTACCGCAACGGCGGGCAGCTCAGCTACCGCTACGTGTCGCCGCTGGCCGATGCCGGCGTCCCGTGGAAGGCGCTGCGTTGGATGTTTCAGGATGCCGGGCCGCTGCGTTTCAGGCCGGAAGCGGACTTGCGCCAGTGGCGCTGGCTGGCGCAGTTCCTCGCCAACTGCAATGCGGCAAGCAACCGGCACACCACGGTCAAGCTGCTGGAACTGGGGGAACACAGCCGCCGCATGATGGCGCGGCTGGAATCGGTGGTGCCACTGGCGGAATTCGGCTGGCGCGACGCGGGCAAGCTTGTCGTTTACCGCTCGAAGGCGCTGTTCGAGGCAGCCATCGCCAAGCCGGACCCGGAAAACAACCGCCGCGTGCTCACAGGCACCGAGACGGCCGCGCTGGAACCCGCGCTGGCCCAGCTCGCGCCGCGACTGGCGGGCGGCATCTTCAACGCCGGCGAGGCCGTCGCCGATTGCCATGCGTTCTGCGTCGCGCTGGAGCGCCGCCTGCTGGCGCATCCGCGCTTCGACGGCATCCTCCACGCCGAAGCCACCATGCTGTTCGAGGAAAACGGCAAGATCACGGCGGTGCAGACGGACAGCGGCTGGGTGACGGGTGAGCACTTCGTGCTGGCGGCCGGCATCCAGAGCCGCACGCTGGCCGCGACCGCCGGCATCAAGCTGCCGCTGTATCCACTGAAGGGCTACAGCCTGACCGCGCCCATCGGGCCGGAGCACACGGCGCCGGACATCAGCGTGACGGATTTCGAGCGCAAGACCCTGTACGCACGCATCGGCAGGCAGCTGCGCGTGGCGGCGATGGTGGACATGGTGGGCGAAAACACCACGCTCAACCCGCGCCGCGTCGCCGGCCTGGCGCGCCTCGTGCGCGAAACGATGCCCACCGCCGCCGACTACTCGCGCATCGAACCCTGGGCCGGCCTGCGCCCCGCCACCCCGAACAGCGCGCCGCTTCTCGGCCCCACCCGGCACGGCAACCTGTGGCTGAACGTGGGCCACGGCCCACTCGGCTTCACCTTCGCCTGCGGCACCGCCGCCCTGCTCGCCGACCTGATGGCCGGCCAACCCCCGCCCTTCCCCCTCGACTTCCTCGCCTGGCCCACCAACAACCGGTGA
- a CDS encoding YchJ family protein, with protein sequence MSKTKIPAGCPCGGGPSLAACCGPYIEGAALPATAELLMRSRYTAYTLKNEPYLLATWHPSTRPKERIVDPDEPLQWLGLEVKSTLRLRQRKVVLPNFEPDEDFVEFVARFRQNGKGQRLHEVSRFLREPDPSLGGTPRWFYVDGEFPTKE encoded by the coding sequence ATGTCCAAGACGAAGATACCGGCCGGGTGTCCTTGCGGGGGTGGGCCGTCGCTGGCGGCGTGCTGCGGCCCGTATATCGAAGGTGCCGCCCTGCCGGCTACGGCCGAGCTGCTGATGCGCTCCCGCTACACGGCTTACACGCTGAAGAACGAGCCCTACCTGCTGGCCACGTGGCACCCCAGCACGCGCCCGAAGGAGCGCATTGTCGATCCGGATGAGCCGTTGCAATGGCTGGGACTTGAGGTAAAATCGACTTTACGTTTACGTCAACGTAAAGTGGTTTTGCCGAACTTTGAGCCGGACGAGGATTTCGTCGAATTCGTTGCCCGCTTCCGCCAGAACGGCAAGGGGCAGCGCCTGCACGAGGTCAGCCGCTTCCTGCGCGAGCCCGATCCAAGCCTCGGCGGCACGCCGCGCTGGTTCTACGTCGACGGAGAATTTCCGACCAAAGAATAA
- a CDS encoding carboxyl transferase domain-containing protein, with amino-acid sequence MPHIDSKLNPRSEDFRANAAAMQALVDDLRARVAKVAEGGGEAACAKHTARGKLLPRERVRMLLDPGTPFLEFSQLAAYEMYDDAAPSAGIITGIGRVSGQECVIVCNDATVKGGTYYPITVKKHLRAQEIAEQNQLPCIYLVDSGGANLPNQDEVFPDRDHFGRIFYNQANLSAQGIPQIAVVMGSCTAGGAYVPAMSDESIIVKEQGTIFLGGPPLVKAATGEVVTAEDLGGGDVHTRLSGVADHLAQNDTHALALARNIVSHLNRQKPPVAVREVAEPKYAPEELYGVIPVDTRKPFDIREVIARIVDGSEFDEFKARYGTTLVCGFAHIHGMQVGIIANNGILFSESALKGTHFIELCCQRKIPLVFLQNITGFMVGRKYENEGIARNGAKMVTAVATAAVPKFTVIIGGSFGAGNYGMCGRAYSPRFLWMWPNARISVMGGEQAASVLATVKRDGIEAKGAQWSQDEEAAFKQPIREQYEKQGHPYYASARLWDDGIIDPADTRMVLGLGLSAALNAPIPDTKFGVFRM; translated from the coding sequence ATGCCGCACATCGACAGCAAACTCAATCCGCGCAGCGAAGACTTCCGCGCCAATGCCGCCGCCATGCAGGCGCTGGTGGACGACTTGCGCGCCCGCGTCGCCAAGGTGGCCGAAGGCGGCGGCGAGGCGGCCTGCGCGAAGCACACGGCACGCGGCAAGCTGCTGCCGCGCGAGCGCGTGCGCATGCTGCTCGATCCCGGCACCCCGTTCCTCGAATTCTCCCAGCTGGCCGCCTACGAGATGTATGACGACGCGGCACCGTCGGCCGGCATCATCACCGGCATCGGCCGCGTCTCGGGCCAGGAATGCGTCATCGTCTGCAACGACGCCACGGTAAAAGGCGGCACCTATTACCCGATAACGGTGAAAAAACACCTGCGTGCCCAGGAAATCGCCGAGCAGAACCAGCTGCCGTGCATTTATCTCGTCGATTCCGGCGGCGCCAACCTGCCGAACCAGGACGAGGTGTTCCCCGACCGCGACCACTTCGGCCGCATCTTCTACAACCAGGCCAACCTGTCGGCCCAGGGCATCCCGCAGATCGCCGTGGTGATGGGTTCCTGCACGGCCGGCGGCGCCTACGTGCCGGCGATGAGCGACGAGTCGATCATCGTCAAGGAACAGGGCACGATCTTCCTGGGCGGACCGCCGCTCGTGAAGGCGGCGACCGGCGAAGTGGTGACGGCCGAGGACCTGGGCGGCGGCGACGTGCACACGCGCCTCTCGGGCGTGGCCGACCACCTGGCGCAGAACGACACACACGCGCTGGCCCTGGCCCGCAACATCGTCTCGCACCTGAACCGGCAAAAGCCACCAGTGGCCGTGCGTGAAGTGGCCGAGCCGAAGTACGCCCCGGAAGAACTCTACGGCGTGATCCCCGTCGACACCCGCAAGCCCTTCGATATCCGCGAAGTCATCGCGCGCATCGTCGACGGCAGCGAGTTCGACGAATTCAAGGCCCGCTATGGCACCACGCTGGTGTGCGGCTTCGCCCATATCCACGGCATGCAGGTGGGGATCATCGCCAACAACGGGATCCTGTTCTCGGAATCGGCATTGAAGGGCACGCACTTCATCGAACTGTGCTGCCAGCGCAAGATCCCGCTGGTCTTCCTGCAGAACATCACCGGCTTCATGGTGGGCCGCAAGTACGAAAACGAAGGCATCGCCCGCAACGGCGCCAAGATGGTGACGGCGGTCGCCACCGCCGCGGTGCCGAAGTTCACCGTGATCATCGGCGGCAGCTTCGGCGCCGGCAACTACGGCATGTGCGGCCGCGCCTACTCGCCGCGCTTCCTGTGGATGTGGCCGAACGCCCGCATTTCCGTGATGGGCGGCGAACAGGCCGCCTCGGTGCTGGCCACAGTGAAGCGCGACGGCATCGAAGCCAAGGGCGCCCAGTGGTCCCAGGACGAAGAAGCGGCCTTCAAGCAGCCGATCCGCGAGCAGTATGAAAAGCAGGGCCACCCGTACTACGCCAGCGCGCGGCTGTGGGACGATGGCATCATCGACCCGGCCGACACGCGCATGGTGCTGGGCCTGGGCCTGTCGGCGGCGCTGAACGCGCCGATCCCGGACACGAAGTTCGGTGTCTTCCGCATGTAA
- a CDS encoding enoyl-CoA hydratase/isomerase family protein: MNYDTLTLDTAGAVATITLNRPDVRNAFNEQSIAELTAAFTALGQVDAIRAIVLAANGTAYCAGADLNWMKKMAQYSDDENRADAMQLANMLRTIHACPKPVVAKVHGDCYGGGVGLVAACDIAIAAEDAHFCLSEVKLGLIPATISPYVIKAMGENAARRYFLTAERFNAREALRIGFVHDVATVSSLDGQVDTIAAALAANSPNAVREAKALVREIANQPVTDALVADTAHRIARIRASREGREGVAAFLEKRKPSWLS; the protein is encoded by the coding sequence ATGAACTACGATACCCTCACCCTCGACACGGCCGGCGCCGTCGCCACGATCACGCTGAACCGCCCGGACGTGCGCAACGCGTTCAACGAGCAATCGATCGCCGAGCTGACGGCCGCCTTCACGGCGCTGGGCCAGGTCGACGCGATCCGCGCCATCGTGCTGGCCGCGAACGGCACCGCCTACTGCGCCGGCGCGGACCTGAACTGGATGAAGAAGATGGCGCAGTATTCGGATGACGAGAACCGCGCCGACGCCATGCAGCTGGCGAACATGCTGCGCACCATCCATGCGTGCCCGAAGCCCGTGGTGGCGAAGGTGCACGGCGACTGCTATGGCGGCGGCGTTGGCCTGGTGGCCGCGTGCGACATCGCGATCGCCGCCGAGGATGCGCATTTCTGCCTCAGCGAGGTGAAGCTCGGGCTGATCCCGGCCACCATCTCGCCGTATGTCATCAAGGCAATGGGGGAGAACGCCGCAAGGCGTTACTTCCTCACCGCCGAACGTTTCAATGCCAGGGAAGCGCTGCGCATCGGCTTCGTGCACGATGTGGCCACCGTGTCGTCGCTGGACGGCCAGGTCGACACGATCGCCGCTGCGCTGGCCGCCAACAGCCCGAACGCCGTGCGCGAGGCCAAGGCGCTGGTGCGCGAGATCGCCAACCAGCCCGTCACCGATGCGCTGGTGGCCGATACGGCCCACCGCATCGCACGCATCCGCGCATCCCGCGAAGGGCGCGAAGGCGTGGCCGCGTTCCTCGAGAAGCGCAAGCCTTCCTGGCTCAGCTAG
- the bioA gene encoding adenosylmethionine--8-amino-7-oxononanoate transaminase, with amino-acid sequence MDNQSSDWVSRSLKSVWHPCTQMQHHARSSDPVPLIPVSHGRGPWLYDHDGRRYLDAISSWWVNLFGHANPRINAALRDQLDMLEHAMLAGFTHEPVIRLSERLAALTGGVLGHAFYASDGASAVEIALKMSFHAWRNAGRTEKQEFVCLQGSYHGETIGALAVTDVALFKDAYGPLLRATQTVMSPDARQARDGETAQDVARRAAADVQRLFEQKADKIAAIIIEPLVQCAAGMAMHDPLYLQLVRELCDKHGVHLILDEIAVGCGRTGTFFACEQAGIWPDFITLSKGISGGYLPLSLVLTKDEIYAAFYSADITRGFLHSHSYTGNPLACRAALATLDIFEEDGVLVANRARAEKLGTAMAPLADHPRVANLRQRGMILAFDALDVDKTFSRRFFANAVRNELLLRPIGSTVYVMPPYILDDEEIAGLAARTQAVFEQTLAEA; translated from the coding sequence TTGGATAATCAAAGCAGCGACTGGGTGTCGCGCAGCCTGAAGAGCGTGTGGCACCCATGCACCCAGATGCAGCATCACGCGCGTTCCAGTGACCCTGTCCCACTGATCCCGGTGAGTCACGGCCGCGGCCCCTGGCTGTACGACCACGACGGCCGGCGCTACCTCGACGCCATCAGCTCATGGTGGGTCAACCTGTTCGGCCACGCGAACCCGCGCATCAACGCCGCGCTGCGCGACCAGCTGGACATGCTGGAGCACGCCATGCTGGCCGGCTTCACGCACGAGCCGGTGATCCGCCTGTCGGAACGGCTGGCGGCCCTCACGGGCGGCGTGCTGGGCCACGCCTTCTACGCGTCGGACGGCGCGTCGGCCGTGGAAATCGCGCTGAAGATGAGTTTTCATGCGTGGCGCAACGCCGGCCGCACGGAAAAACAGGAATTCGTCTGCCTGCAAGGCAGTTACCACGGCGAGACGATCGGCGCGCTGGCCGTCACCGACGTGGCGCTGTTCAAGGATGCCTACGGCCCGCTGCTCCGCGCCACGCAGACCGTGATGTCGCCGGATGCGCGCCAGGCCCGCGACGGCGAGACCGCGCAGGACGTGGCCCGCCGAGCCGCCGCCGACGTGCAACGGCTGTTCGAACAGAAGGCGGACAAGATCGCCGCCATCATCATCGAACCGCTGGTGCAGTGCGCGGCCGGCATGGCCATGCACGATCCGCTGTACCTGCAACTGGTGCGTGAACTGTGCGACAAGCACGGCGTGCACCTGATCCTGGACGAGATCGCCGTCGGCTGCGGCCGCACCGGCACCTTCTTCGCCTGCGAGCAGGCCGGTATCTGGCCCGACTTCATCACGCTGTCGAAGGGCATCAGCGGCGGCTATCTGCCGCTCTCCCTGGTGCTCACGAAAGACGAGATCTACGCGGCGTTCTACAGCGCCGATATCACGCGCGGCTTCCTGCATTCGCACTCGTACACGGGCAATCCGCTGGCCTGCCGGGCAGCGCTGGCCACGCTCGACATCTTCGAGGAAGACGGCGTGCTGGTGGCGAATCGCGCCCGCGCGGAGAAGCTGGGAACCGCGATGGCGCCGCTGGCCGATCACCCGCGCGTGGCGAACCTGCGCCAGCGCGGCATGATCCTGGCGTTCGACGCGCTGGACGTGGACAAGACGTTTTCGCGCCGCTTCTTCGCCAATGCCGTGCGCAACGAGCTGCTGCTGCGCCCCATCGGTTCCACCGTCTACGTGATGCCGCCATACATCCTGGACGACGAGGAAATCGCCGGCCTGGCGGCCCGCACGCAAGCCGTGTTCGAACAGACGCTGGCGGAGGCATGA